A portion of the Macrobrachium nipponense isolate FS-2020 chromosome 12, ASM1510439v2, whole genome shotgun sequence genome contains these proteins:
- the LOC135224592 gene encoding uncharacterized protein LOC135224592 isoform X4 codes for MGEHKCLLSQCCCGCSLRTGSLAIGIIGLVFAALHAIYGIYHGINGISQGWVNMVVGILNVILCAVLIQGIRLEKRSMIMVWVWVQSILIAINIILGVIEIILTLNFIVAILLFIIMGIAVYCVLVVRSYAISISSGTGGMA; via the exons ATGGGGGAACACAAATGCCTTTTGAGCCAATGCTGCTGCGGCTGCAGCCTGCGAACCGGCTCTCTGGCAATCGGCATCATTGGATTG GTGTTTGCGGCTCTCCACGCCATCTATGGCATCTATCATGGGATTAAcg GAATTTCTCAAGGATGGGTGAACATGGTTGTTGGAATTCTCAATGTCATTCTGTGTGCAGTCTTGATTCAGGGCATCAGACTG GAGAAGCGATCCATGATAATGGTGTGGGTGTGGGTGCAGAGCATCCTGATAGCCATCAACATCATCCTGGGAGTGATCGAAATCATCCTGACTCTGAACTTCATCGTCGCCATTCTCCTCTTTATCATCATGGGAATCGCTGTTTACTGTGTCCTGGTCGTCCGGTCTTACGCTATCTCG ATTTCATCAGGCACCGGAGGAATGGCCTAA